One window from the genome of Candidatus Chlorohelix allophototropha encodes:
- a CDS encoding arginine decarboxylase, whose product MINTTQNFYEHLRSRFGITNTRLNEFLHIERNRLFFNDIDLTHLSHEWGSPLEVGYNPIISTQISKMQGYFARAFHNNRYQGNFTYCYASKAAQYEDLIRTALTSGAHYETSSPMDIMMARLHWKAGNLPSDRVILCNGFKTQQYVDNIANLKREGFKNIIPIIESFDEIETLKRTGLNYEVGIRLRVDKSILPDGDFSKVTSRFGIPRHELDKVAAAINQTPGLTPVMFHAMIDTQCVDRQDWVKALLLSFRNYCELRLTYPTMRAFNFGGGMPVPYSLDFQFDYQAFANELTAGIMEMCAQYEIPHPDIYGEFGRYTAAAYGFDLYKVELVKSSHKSDVSWYVINGSLMSSLPDTWALKQQFIILPLTHFDRPVRKVWLSGMTCDSDDVYKSGEEDDAVMLPELHPGEHLTIGVFMTGAYQDMLSGIGGVHHCLLPEPSELVIEESPVTGAYEYRCTAPSQSLKTMASLLGYHKYLPLLEEKVHVAPQPTTVNSGKTRENSIFSFGKLQKARRRVLSLVANSLLN is encoded by the coding sequence ATGATCAATACCACCCAGAACTTCTACGAACATTTGCGTAGCCGTTTCGGGATTACTAATACAAGGCTGAACGAGTTTTTACATATTGAGCGAAATCGTTTATTCTTCAACGATATAGATCTCACTCACCTATCCCACGAGTGGGGTTCGCCTCTGGAAGTCGGTTATAACCCGATTATTTCAACTCAGATATCCAAAATGCAGGGCTATTTTGCCCGTGCTTTCCACAATAACAGGTATCAGGGTAATTTTACTTATTGCTATGCCAGCAAAGCGGCGCAATATGAAGATTTGATTCGCACTGCTTTAACCTCCGGCGCGCACTATGAAACCAGTTCCCCAATGGACATTATGATGGCGCGTTTGCACTGGAAAGCAGGTAATTTGCCCTCTGATCGCGTTATACTATGCAATGGCTTTAAAACCCAACAATATGTTGATAATATTGCGAATTTGAAGCGCGAAGGTTTCAAGAATATTATTCCGATTATTGAATCTTTCGATGAAATTGAGACGCTAAAGCGCACAGGCTTGAACTATGAAGTAGGTATTCGTCTGCGCGTAGATAAAAGCATACTACCTGATGGCGATTTCTCAAAAGTCACCTCCCGTTTTGGAATACCGCGCCACGAACTTGATAAAGTGGCTGCTGCAATAAACCAGACTCCCGGCTTAACCCCGGTTATGTTCCATGCTATGATTGATACCCAGTGTGTGGATCGTCAGGATTGGGTAAAGGCGTTACTGCTCTCTTTCCGCAACTATTGTGAATTACGCCTAACCTATCCTACTATGCGCGCTTTCAATTTTGGCGGTGGCATGCCTGTACCTTACAGCCTTGATTTTCAATTTGATTATCAGGCGTTTGCGAATGAGCTAACCGCCGGAATTATGGAAATGTGCGCTCAGTACGAAATCCCGCATCCCGATATTTATGGCGAATTTGGGCGTTATACTGCCGCAGCGTATGGGTTTGACCTTTACAAAGTGGAGCTAGTCAAGTCCTCCCATAAGTCGGATGTAAGCTGGTATGTAATCAATGGCTCGCTCATGTCCAGTTTGCCGGATACATGGGCGCTCAAGCAGCAATTTATTATTTTACCTCTAACACATTTTGATCGTCCGGTGCGTAAAGTGTGGCTGAGCGGTATGACCTGTGATTCTGATGATGTATATAAATCAGGGGAAGAGGACGATGCTGTAATGCTGCCGGAACTCCATCCGGGTGAACATTTGACCATCGGAGTCTTTATGACCGGAGCTTATCAGGATATGCTTTCAGGTATCGGCGGAGTGCATCACTGCCTGCTGCCAGAACCATCCGAACTGGTTATAGAAGAATCGCCTGTTACGGGAGCTTACGAGTATCGCTGTACCGCACCTTCGCAAAGTCTAAAAACAATGGCTTCATTGCTAGGCTATCATAAATACCTGCCCTTACTGGAAGAAAAAGTGCATGTTGCACCTCAACCGACAACAGTAAATTCGGGCAAAACTCGTGAGAATAGTATTTTTTCTTTTGGAAAGCTACAAAAAGCACGCCGCAGGGTTTTATCTTTGGTTGCTAACAGTCTGCTGAACTAG
- a CDS encoding glycosyltransferase family 9 protein, giving the protein MKRLLKGVLRHTMLNTMKIAARPTLLYRSTHPNLTKPPRKLLVIRPDHLGDVLLTTPALHLLRQALPDTEITALVGPWGAPSLVGNPDIDKLVRLPFPGFSRQPATNPLAPYLLALQQSRVLRREGYDAVLNMRYDFWWGALLAYLSDIPARFGFEWDESRAFLNYRLSMRHSELPELFTPFGQPPQHFSALSLSLAQFLLDSYRVKLSSEGFDARLKFYPSPEEKRYVNLILSEMGLERNDKLVVIHPGSGATLKLWTVEGFAGVADAISHKYDVKVVLVGGEKESILVKNILRHCQSQPIRWDSGDSWGKLAALFERSQLVIGLDSGPMHLAVAMGASTLHLFGPTDPQIFGPWGDPQKHRMVRTEIDLPCCPCGVLDPNRICWKGGYCMRTIKVTQVLDEVAHFL; this is encoded by the coding sequence ATGAAGCGGTTGCTTAAAGGCGTATTGCGACACACAATGCTCAATACAATGAAAATTGCAGCACGCCCAACACTCCTTTATCGCTCTACTCACCCCAATCTGACTAAACCGCCCCGTAAGTTACTGGTGATACGCCCCGACCATCTAGGCGATGTATTGCTTACCACTCCTGCCCTGCACTTATTGCGGCAAGCGTTACCGGATACTGAAATTACAGCATTGGTGGGACCTTGGGGTGCGCCTTCGTTGGTGGGCAACCCTGATATTGACAAACTGGTTCGACTCCCTTTTCCGGGGTTCAGTCGTCAACCCGCCACAAACCCGTTAGCCCCTTATTTACTGGCGCTCCAACAATCACGGGTTTTGCGGCGTGAGGGTTATGATGCTGTTCTAAATATGCGCTATGATTTCTGGTGGGGCGCATTACTGGCGTATCTCTCAGATATTCCCGCCCGCTTTGGTTTCGAGTGGGATGAATCGCGGGCTTTTCTGAATTACCGCCTCTCAATGCGTCACTCAGAATTGCCAGAATTATTTACCCCTTTTGGTCAACCACCGCAACATTTCTCTGCCCTAAGTCTTTCGCTGGCTCAATTTCTGCTCGACTCTTATAGAGTAAAATTATCCTCAGAGGGTTTCGATGCCCGCCTTAAATTTTACCCTTCTCCCGAAGAAAAGCGTTATGTAAACTTGATACTCTCTGAAATGGGATTAGAACGTAATGACAAGCTGGTGGTAATCCATCCCGGCAGTGGAGCAACTCTCAAGTTGTGGACGGTGGAAGGCTTTGCAGGAGTAGCAGATGCGATTAGCCACAAATACGATGTAAAAGTTGTGCTGGTAGGTGGAGAGAAAGAGTCTATACTGGTAAAAAATATCCTGCGCCACTGCCAGAGCCAACCCATTCGCTGGGATTCTGGCGATAGTTGGGGCAAACTAGCCGCCCTATTTGAGCGCAGCCAACTTGTAATCGGGCTGGATAGCGGTCCTATGCATTTGGCGGTAGCAATGGGCGCATCCACCCTCCACCTCTTCGGTCCCACTGATCCTCAGATATTCGGTCCGTGGGGCGACCCTCAAAAGCACCGGATGGTGCGAACCGAAATAGACCTGCCATGCTGTCCATGCGGTGTGCTTGACCCAAATCGTATTTGCTGGAAAGGCGGCTACTGTATGCGCACTATCAAAGTTACACAGGTGCTGGACGAAGTAGCCCATTTTCTATAA
- a CDS encoding xanthine dehydrogenase family protein molybdopterin-binding subunit — protein sequence MTDTINSDLFKVVGHDALRKDGEGKLTGETRFAGDLVLPGMLHARLVTSRYAHARINSIDISEALKVPGVFKVIIAADLPIVQESSESRRRNPLAKDEVIFYGQPIAVVLGETEAAALDGVDQVFVDYDPLPVVSSMEEALKPNAMNVRSREAHGADADAQMHATVETKDQDVGFKLPHNVSNHIHFKRGDVESGFSEAAAIVENTYTVPMIHQSYIEPQSCLAEPTTGGGITLYTSTQAAFIARQEVAAALNMPLNKVKIVVTTIGGAFGGKFVLIEPFTAALAKVARRPVRLVFYRMEDLTAGNPSFNGKIELKIGARANGTLSALKAKVYFETGAYPGTALGIAGIVLAGYYRVDNFDIECFEVLTHKTGVGAYRAPGSPQTTFALESAIDALARAMNRDLLEFRLQNCIIEGDIMVNGKPMPRIGLKECMEQLSKHPLWLNRDKVAPGEGIGVAIGGWPGGLEPASSTCRLDHDGNITVTTGVADISGVTTSLGLIAAEVLGLQTEHVTVENVDTSSAPYAGASGGSKTLYTVGAAVLKAAQDAKEQILNIASSLLEANPQDLELQDGKVSVKGVTSKSVTLKEIAAKSMSFGGRFEPVFGRGNSAIVRNAPGFTAHLARVRVDSETGEVEVLDYVAVQDVGKAINPAEVHGQIHGGVTQGLGWALYEQMVYDEEGTLINGSLMDYALQSAPQVPNIEVQLIEIPSPDGPFGAKGVGEPPIVPGGATICNAIYAATGVRINEIPAVPERVRAAIISGAQDKITH from the coding sequence GTGACCGATACTATAAATTCTGATCTTTTTAAAGTGGTTGGGCATGATGCCTTGCGCAAAGATGGCGAGGGGAAACTTACCGGGGAGACTCGTTTTGCCGGGGATTTGGTTTTGCCCGGTATGTTGCATGCTCGCCTTGTAACCAGCCGTTATGCCCACGCTCGTATTAATAGCATAGATATTTCTGAAGCCTTGAAAGTTCCAGGCGTGTTCAAGGTTATAATCGCCGCAGATTTACCGATTGTGCAGGAGAGCAGCGAGTCACGAAGACGTAACCCGCTGGCAAAAGACGAAGTGATATTTTACGGGCAGCCTATTGCGGTAGTGCTGGGTGAAACAGAAGCGGCAGCGCTTGATGGGGTAGATCAAGTTTTTGTGGATTATGACCCCCTCCCGGTGGTTAGCTCAATGGAAGAGGCGCTGAAACCAAACGCGATGAACGTGCGTTCCCGTGAGGCGCATGGAGCAGATGCGGATGCCCAGATGCATGCCACTGTCGAAACCAAAGATCAAGACGTGGGCTTCAAGCTACCGCACAATGTCAGTAACCATATCCATTTCAAACGAGGCGATGTTGAAAGTGGGTTTTCGGAAGCCGCTGCGATTGTAGAAAATACTTACACCGTACCGATGATACATCAAAGCTATATTGAGCCACAATCGTGCCTTGCTGAACCTACTACCGGAGGCGGAATCACGCTCTATACCAGCACCCAAGCGGCTTTCATCGCCCGTCAAGAAGTCGCTGCCGCACTCAATATGCCACTAAACAAAGTAAAAATTGTGGTAACTACTATTGGAGGTGCGTTTGGAGGCAAGTTTGTATTGATTGAACCGTTTACGGCAGCACTGGCAAAAGTCGCTCGCCGCCCGGTGCGTCTGGTATTTTACCGAATGGAAGACCTCACCGCCGGAAACCCATCTTTTAACGGCAAAATCGAGCTTAAAATAGGCGCACGTGCCAATGGTACACTATCCGCTCTCAAAGCAAAAGTGTATTTTGAAACGGGGGCTTATCCCGGCACTGCTCTCGGTATAGCAGGGATTGTGTTGGCGGGCTATTATCGGGTAGATAATTTTGACATTGAATGTTTTGAAGTGCTTACCCATAAAACCGGAGTGGGGGCATACCGCGCTCCCGGCTCGCCCCAAACCACCTTCGCACTGGAGTCTGCTATAGATGCGTTGGCACGTGCTATGAATCGTGACTTATTAGAATTTCGGCTTCAGAACTGCATCATAGAAGGCGACATCATGGTGAACGGCAAACCAATGCCGCGAATCGGTCTAAAAGAATGTATGGAGCAACTATCTAAGCATCCTCTTTGGTTAAACCGTGATAAAGTTGCGCCCGGTGAGGGTATCGGAGTTGCGATTGGCGGGTGGCCCGGTGGGCTTGAGCCTGCAAGTAGCACCTGCCGCCTTGACCATGATGGAAATATTACTGTTACCACCGGAGTAGCGGATATCAGCGGGGTTACAACCAGTTTGGGTTTGATTGCGGCTGAGGTGTTGGGCTTACAGACAGAGCATGTGACGGTGGAAAACGTCGATACCAGCAGCGCACCCTACGCCGGAGCCAGCGGTGGCAGCAAAACTCTCTACACCGTAGGCGCGGCAGTGCTGAAAGCAGCGCAAGATGCCAAAGAGCAGATTCTCAACATCGCTTCTTCACTACTGGAGGCAAATCCGCAAGACCTTGAACTGCAAGATGGTAAGGTTTCGGTAAAGGGTGTCACCAGCAAATCGGTAACTTTAAAGGAAATAGCTGCTAAAAGCATGAGTTTTGGCGGGCGCTTTGAGCCTGTTTTCGGGCGAGGCAACAGCGCGATTGTGCGAAATGCGCCCGGTTTCACCGCACACTTGGCTAGAGTTCGGGTTGATAGTGAAACGGGCGAGGTTGAAGTGCTGGATTATGTCGCAGTGCAGGATGTGGGTAAAGCAATTAACCCGGCGGAAGTACACGGACAGATTCACGGAGGCGTGACTCAGGGTTTAGGTTGGGCGCTCTATGAGCAAATGGTCTATGATGAAGAAGGAACTTTGATAAACGGCAGCTTGATGGATTATGCGCTTCAAAGTGCGCCGCAAGTACCAAATATCGAGGTACAATTGATAGAAATTCCTTCTCCTGACGGACCTTTTGGGGCAAAAGGCGTAGGTGAGCCGCCCATCGTACCGGGTGGAGCGACCATTTGTAATGCCATTTATGCCGCAACCGGAGTGCGGATAAACGAAATCCCTGCCGTTCCAGAGCGTGTGCGTGCCGCCATTATTTCTGGCGCACAGGACAAAATTACCCACTAA
- a CDS encoding isoprenyl transferase has product MSRVKIVEAVSATTPVVALDPDIDPRFIPVHVAIVMDGNGRWAKQRSLPRIAGHRAGAENIRRIVEACVRFGVKHLTLYAFSTENWNRPEDEVRGLMTILGEVIERETPKLHAEGVKVCHLGRLDRMPRHLLRAIERATEKTRHNSRLTLNVCFNYGGRGEIVDAVRKIVQSGVPAEQIDEALIGRFLYSTGSPDPDLIIRTAGEQRLSNFLIWQAAYSEYWFTNLFWPELGKDEFKQALIDYSQRVRKFGKTADQLEQNH; this is encoded by the coding sequence ATGAGTAGAGTAAAAATTGTGGAAGCCGTGTCTGCCACCACTCCGGTTGTAGCATTGGACCCAGATATAGACCCTCGTTTTATCCCGGTTCATGTCGCTATAGTGATGGATGGGAATGGTCGTTGGGCGAAGCAACGCAGCTTACCACGAATCGCCGGGCATCGGGCAGGCGCAGAAAATATAAGGCGCATCGTTGAAGCATGTGTTCGCTTTGGCGTAAAACACCTGACTCTTTATGCCTTCAGTACTGAGAATTGGAACAGACCGGAAGATGAAGTGCGCGGTTTGATGACTATTCTCGGTGAAGTGATAGAAAGAGAAACTCCTAAATTGCACGCCGAAGGGGTTAAGGTGTGCCACTTGGGACGCTTAGATCGTATGCCCCGCCACCTTTTGCGGGCGATTGAACGCGCCACCGAGAAAACCCGCCATAATTCTCGCCTTACTCTGAATGTTTGCTTTAATTATGGGGGGCGTGGTGAGATTGTTGATGCGGTGCGCAAGATAGTGCAATCCGGCGTTCCGGCTGAGCAAATTGACGAGGCGTTAATCGGGCGTTTCCTTTATTCTACTGGTAGCCCCGACCCTGACTTAATTATCCGCACTGCCGGGGAACAGCGCCTCAGCAACTTTCTGATTTGGCAAGCCGCTTATAGCGAATACTGGTTTACCAACCTTTTCTGGCCCGAATTGGGTAAAGATGAGTTCAAGCAGGCTTTGATCGACTACAGTCAGCGCGTCCGCAAATTCGGTAAAACCGCCGACCAGCTAGAACAGAATCATTAG
- the frr gene encoding ribosome recycling factor, whose product MVDEIIAEAENQMKKAIEALKLQMQNIRTGRAAPGLIEKLQVEYYGVNTPLQQLATITAQEARLLVVQPFDKGSFSAIEKAIQKSDLGLNPANDGKVIRVPFPPLTEERRKDLVKVAKNKIEDGKVSIRNIRRAHNDDLKEMLKEKMIGEDDEKRGQEKIEQLTTRYIHEADEVGHHKEKEILEV is encoded by the coding sequence ATGGTAGATGAAATAATTGCCGAAGCTGAGAATCAGATGAAAAAGGCGATTGAGGCTCTCAAGCTGCAAATGCAAAATATCCGCACAGGGCGTGCCGCTCCCGGACTTATTGAAAAGCTTCAGGTCGAATATTATGGGGTTAATACACCCTTGCAGCAACTTGCCACAATCACTGCTCAAGAAGCGCGGTTGCTGGTGGTACAGCCTTTCGATAAAGGGTCGTTTAGCGCAATCGAGAAAGCTATCCAGAAATCAGATCTGGGCTTAAATCCTGCTAACGATGGCAAGGTTATTCGCGTACCGTTCCCGCCTCTCACCGAAGAACGCCGTAAGGATTTGGTCAAAGTGGCGAAGAATAAAATTGAAGATGGTAAAGTTTCTATCCGTAATATCAGACGCGCTCACAATGATGATCTCAAGGAAATGCTGAAAGAGAAAATGATTGGTGAAGACGATGAAAAGCGCGGTCAGGAAAAGATTGAACAACTTACCACCCGCTACATCCACGAAGCGGATGAAGTAGGACATCACAAAGAAAAAGAAATACTCGAAGTTTAA
- the pyrH gene encoding UMP kinase: MSTPVYKRVLLKLSGEALMGEQRYGIDPKVAQALAYKIKTIYEMKVEVAIVVGGGNIWRGFQASTSGMDRSTADYMGMLATVFNALALQDSLERIGVVTRVMTALQMHQVAEPYIRRRAIRHLEKGRVVILAGGSGNPYFTTDTTAALRSMEINADVIIMQKNEVDGVYDDDPRNNPNARKFEELSYMDAINMGLRVMDVTALSLCMENKMPIIVLNLDDGNFEKAMLGHKIGTLVR, translated from the coding sequence ATGTCCACTCCAGTTTACAAAAGGGTTCTGCTCAAATTGAGCGGGGAAGCCCTGATGGGTGAGCAGCGTTACGGCATTGACCCCAAAGTAGCCCAAGCTCTGGCTTACAAAATCAAAACAATTTATGAAATGAAAGTAGAAGTGGCAATTGTAGTTGGCGGCGGCAATATTTGGCGCGGCTTCCAAGCTTCTACCAGCGGAATGGATCGCAGCACTGCCGATTACATGGGAATGCTTGCCACTGTATTTAATGCATTGGCTTTACAAGACTCGCTTGAACGTATTGGTGTGGTGACACGGGTAATGACTGCTCTTCAGATGCACCAAGTAGCCGAACCTTATATCAGAAGGCGTGCAATACGTCACCTTGAGAAGGGTCGTGTCGTTATATTAGCAGGGGGTAGTGGTAACCCGTATTTTACTACCGATACTACCGCCGCTCTGCGTTCTATGGAAATAAACGCTGATGTCATCATAATGCAGAAGAATGAAGTTGACGGTGTTTATGACGATGACCCTCGCAATAATCCCAACGCTCGCAAGTTTGAAGAGCTATCCTATATGGATGCTATCAATATGGGCTTGCGGGTAATGGATGTTACGGCGTTATCGCTTTGTATGGAAAATAAAATGCCAATCATTGTGTTGAACCTAGATGATGGCAACTTTGAAAAAGCAATGTTGGGTCACAAGATCGGAACGCTGGTAAGGTAA
- the tsf gene encoding translation elongation factor Ts, whose protein sequence is MEISAQQVKQLREETNAGILDCKKALQETNGDFAAAKKWLDERGLRKAEKVTGREAKQGLIETYIHTGRIGAMVELNCETDFVARTEDFQKLAKDIAQHIVGVDPRYISVEDVPAEVVADMQSQLGENLDKWYEGVVLLKQPFIRDGKISISDMIQQAKGKLGENIVVRRFTRFELGK, encoded by the coding sequence GTGGAAATTTCGGCTCAGCAGGTAAAACAACTTCGCGAAGAAACAAATGCCGGTATCCTAGATTGTAAAAAAGCTCTGCAAGAAACAAATGGCGACTTTGCTGCTGCGAAGAAATGGCTGGACGAGCGTGGTTTGCGCAAAGCGGAGAAAGTAACCGGGCGGGAAGCTAAACAAGGTCTTATTGAAACCTATATTCATACCGGTCGCATAGGCGCTATGGTTGAGCTGAATTGCGAAACCGACTTTGTAGCGCGTACCGAGGACTTCCAGAAGCTCGCAAAAGATATTGCCCAGCATATCGTAGGTGTTGACCCTCGCTATATCAGTGTTGAGGATGTTCCGGCTGAAGTCGTTGCGGATATGCAAAGTCAGCTCGGCGAAAACCTCGATAAGTGGTATGAGGGGGTAGTGTTACTAAAGCAGCCTTTTATCCGCGATGGTAAAATCTCAATTTCAGATATGATCCAGCAAGCCAAAGGCAAGTTGGGTGAGAACATCGTGGTGCGCCGCTTTACTCGCTTCGAGCTAGGCAAGTAA
- the rpsB gene encoding 30S ribosomal protein S2 encodes MRALLESGVHFGHQTKRWNPKMRQYIFTERNGIHIIDLGQSVSGLEDAAAFVQELAAQGGRLLFVGTKKQAQDTVAEEAKRCGQYFANKRWPGGLLTNFVTIRQRLRYLAELEARETRGEFEQLPKREAKKLTEEKTKLNDVLGGIKSLYDLPNAIFVVDPHKERIAMLEALRLEIPVIAITDTNCNPDEIDYVIPGNDDAIRSVKIITAYLADAYIEGAQRRAQVLQDQLMDEAAERASRHSDRKEEDEGSGGDGERQRPQRRRR; translated from the coding sequence ATGCGTGCATTGCTGGAATCAGGTGTACACTTTGGACATCAGACCAAACGCTGGAACCCAAAGATGCGCCAATACATCTTCACCGAACGCAACGGAATTCATATCATCGACTTAGGTCAATCTGTTTCAGGTTTGGAAGATGCGGCTGCTTTCGTGCAGGAATTGGCGGCTCAAGGTGGACGACTGTTGTTCGTAGGAACCAAGAAGCAAGCTCAGGATACCGTGGCTGAAGAGGCAAAACGTTGTGGACAGTATTTTGCCAATAAGCGGTGGCCCGGTGGTTTGCTCACCAACTTTGTCACCATTCGCCAACGCTTGCGCTACCTTGCCGAACTGGAAGCTCGCGAAACTCGTGGTGAATTTGAGCAATTACCAAAGCGAGAAGCTAAGAAGCTCACTGAAGAGAAGACCAAGCTAAACGATGTATTGGGCGGTATCAAGAGCCTATACGATCTGCCTAATGCGATTTTTGTGGTTGATCCTCACAAAGAGCGCATTGCTATGCTTGAGGCGCTACGGTTGGAAATTCCGGTAATTGCTATTACCGATACCAACTGCAACCCGGACGAAATCGATTATGTCATTCCGGGTAACGACGACGCTATTCGCTCAGTCAAAATTATTACTGCATACTTAGCAGATGCCTACATTGAAGGGGCACAGCGCCGCGCACAGGTGCTGCAAGACCAGTTGATGGATGAAGCGGCTGAACGCGCCAGCCGACATTCTGATCGCAAAGAAGAAGATGAGGGTAGCGGTGGCGATGGCGAACGTCAGCGCCCACAGCGTCGCCGACGCTAG
- the bchI gene encoding magnesium chelatase ATPase subunit I, which translates to MSELTELTIEPEELELAPVINGNSPAGKGTKGKADTQVEASYVYPFTAIVGQEEMKLSLLLNVIDPRISGVMIMGHRGTGKSTIVRALADLLPRIKIINNCMYSCDPDTTKRGGLCRDCRDKLARGQKLTGHIAPVPVVDLPLGATEDRVCGTIDIEKALSQGVKAFEPGLLARANRGFLYIDEVNLLEDHLVDVLLDVAAGGVNVVEREGISVRHPARFVLVGSGNPEEGDLRPQLLDRFGLHARIVTILDLEQRVEIVKRRHTFEMNPAEFMAEYDPQQEALRRKIKEAQRLLPKVELPHEILIKIAELCLALNIDGHRGELTIARTATALAAFNHKKAVTVEDVRQIATLSLRHRLRKDPLDNTDSGVKIEQAVEKVLGPVPVKKSAKK; encoded by the coding sequence ATGTCTGAACTCACCGAACTCACGATTGAACCCGAAGAATTAGAGCTTGCACCTGTAATCAATGGGAATAGCCCTGCTGGCAAGGGTACAAAAGGCAAAGCTGATACTCAAGTAGAAGCCTCTTATGTTTACCCATTTACCGCAATCGTAGGGCAGGAAGAAATGAAGTTATCCTTACTGCTCAACGTTATTGACCCCCGAATCAGTGGTGTTATGATTATGGGGCATCGCGGTACCGGTAAAAGCACGATCGTGCGTGCGCTTGCCGATTTGCTCCCTCGTATCAAAATAATAAACAACTGTATGTATAGTTGTGATCCAGATACCACTAAACGTGGTGGTCTTTGTCGCGATTGCCGCGACAAACTCGCTCGTGGTCAAAAATTGACCGGGCATATAGCCCCTGTTCCTGTAGTTGACTTGCCCTTAGGCGCTACCGAAGATCGTGTTTGCGGCACAATTGATATTGAAAAGGCGCTTAGCCAAGGCGTTAAAGCCTTTGAGCCTGGATTGCTGGCGCGGGCAAACCGTGGCTTCTTGTATATTGACGAAGTTAACCTTTTGGAAGATCATTTGGTTGACGTGCTGCTGGACGTAGCGGCAGGCGGTGTGAACGTAGTAGAGCGCGAAGGTATCAGTGTACGCCATCCTGCTCGTTTCGTGCTGGTAGGTAGCGGTAACCCTGAAGAAGGCGATTTGCGCCCGCAATTGCTCGACCGTTTTGGTTTGCACGCCCGCATCGTCACGATTCTTGACCTTGAGCAACGTGTCGAAATCGTAAAGCGCCGCCACACCTTCGAGATGAATCCTGCTGAGTTTATGGCTGAATATGACCCACAGCAGGAAGCTTTACGGCGCAAGATAAAAGAAGCGCAACGCTTGCTACCGAAAGTTGAATTGCCGCACGAAATCTTGATAAAAATCGCCGAATTATGCCTTGCTCTGAATATTGACGGGCATCGTGGTGAATTGACTATTGCTCGCACTGCTACCGCATTAGCAGCTTTCAATCACAAGAAAGCGGTTACTGTGGAAGATGTTAGGCAGATTGCGACGCTGTCCTTGCGCCATCGTCTCCGCAAAGACCCTCTCGACAATACCGATAGCGGTGTTAAGATTGAGCAGGCGGTTGAGAAAGTTTTAGGTCCAGTACCGGTCAAAAAATCTGCTAAGAAGTAG